A part of Dasypus novemcinctus isolate mDasNov1 chromosome 7, mDasNov1.1.hap2, whole genome shotgun sequence genomic DNA contains:
- the TMBIM1 gene encoding protein lifeguard 3 yields MSSPSAPPPYEDRNPLYPGPPPAGGYGQPSVPRGGYPAYPSYPQPGYGHPAGYPQPMPPIHPMPMNYGPGEGYGGEERAVSDNFGPGEWDDRKVRHNFIRKVYTIISIQLLITVAIIAIFTFVEPVSTFVQRNVAVYYASYAVFLATYLTLACCQGPRRRFPWNIILLALFTLALGFMTGTISSMYGTKAVIIAMIITAVVSISVTIFCFQTKVDFTSCAGLFCVLGIVLMVTGIVTAIVLSFKYVYWLHMLYAALGAIAFTLFLAYDTQLVLGNRKHTISPEDYITGALQIYTDIIYIFTFVLQLVGNRD; encoded by the exons ATGTCCAGCCCCAGCGCGCCCCCTCCGTATGAGGACCGCAACCCCCTCTACCCTGGCCCCCCACCTGCTGGGGGCTATGGGCAGCCGTCTGTCCCCCGGGGTGGGTACCCCGCCTACCCCTCCTACCCACAACCTGGCTACGGACACCCTGCTGGCTACCCACAACCCATGCCCCCCATCCACCCGATGCCCATGAACTACG GCCCAGGTGAGGGCTATGGCGGGGAGGAAAGAGCTGTGAGTGACAACTTTGGGCCTGGCGAGTGGGACGACAGGAAAGTCCGACATAACTTCATCCGAAAG GTTTACACCATCATCTCCATCCAGCTGCTCATCACGGTGGCCATCATCGCCATCTTCACCTTTGT GGAACCAGTCAGCACGTTTGTGCAGAGGAACGTGGCAGTTTACTACGCATCCTA TGCTGTCTTCCTGGCCACCTACCTGACCCTTGCCTGCTGCCAGGGACCCAG ACGCCGTTTCCCATGGAACATCATCTTGCTGGCTCTCTTT ACTCTTGCCTTGGGCTTCATGACGGGCACCATTTCCAG taTGTACGGGACCAAAGCTGTCATCATCGCCATGATCATCACTGCCGTGGTGTCCATTTCAGTCACCATCTTCTGCTTTCAGACCAAG GTGGACTTCACCTCGTGTGCAGGCCTCTTCTGTGTCCTGGGAATTGTGCTGATGGTGACTGGGATTGTCACTGCCATTGtgctgtccttcaaatat GTTTACTGGCTCCACATGCTCTACGCGGCGCTGGGGGCCATTGCTTTCACCTTG TTCCTGGCGTACGACACGCAGCTGGTCCTGGGGAACCGGAAGCACACCATCAGCCCAGAGGACTACATCACTGGCGCCCTGCAGATCTACACTGACATCATCTACATCTTCACCTTTGTGCTGCAGCTGGTGGGCAACCGTGATTAA